One genomic region from Amaranthus tricolor cultivar Red isolate AtriRed21 chromosome 12, ASM2621246v1, whole genome shotgun sequence encodes:
- the LOC130796721 gene encoding probable linoleate 9S-lipoxygenase 5, with protein sequence MLKIVNCKMANPKFLSPPFHSKHSSISHLIFHRHDVSISPTNNQSNSKNFSLKTKTFEPKTRLLHCVKSNTLINSINCVAVREKEVSPNSGKMAVEGTVILKKIKSCSSFMCSVFPLQDPLINKVSLQLVSAVHSDPDSKGKAGKVGKRAYLEKLVNDTIDLADDESAYRVYFDWDDEISVPGAILIRNEHNTEFFLKSINLKDIPDHGNVHFLCSSWVYPLKYYEKDRIFFSNKTYLPDQTPVSLLKYREDELDILRGKGKENVELKAWDRVYDYAVYNDLSNPNKGPEYMRPIYGGAESPYPRRTRTSRKLIEPDRIMESRLSIFKAKNVYVPRDEKFSHLKLSDFLGDTFKSLIQGIVGLMDAYCDTTPKMFKDLEEVLELYEGAIKLPRAASFRKNIPTKFLKALFRSDGGYFLNYPIPDIIKVDKSAWKTDEEFTRQMLAGIHPLIIRRLEEFPPVSKLDRTIYGNQNSTITKECIEGDLDGLTVEEAIKSNKLFILDHHDTVMPFVRRINLETPSKVYATRTLLFLKEDGTLKPLIIELSLPHPEGDKFGAVSKVYKPSKNGIEAGLWMLAKTYVTITDSGYHQLISHWLHTHAVMEPFVIASNRQLSALHPIYKLLHPHFRDTMPVNVVARQIALNAKGLFEAAVYPQQYVGPWTSALYKDWVFTEQALPRDLIKRGMAVKDSESPNGYKLIIEDYPYAVDGLEIWAAIEDWVKEYCSFYYKSDDMIASDHELQKWWKEIREVGHGDKKNETWWPEMKTFEELTETCTTLIWVASALHAVVNFGQYPYSGYMPNRPTISRQLMPEPNSDDYKKLEKDPDHVFLKTVTSQLRTLVCLSVIELISRHSEDEVYLGQREPGWTCDTQPLEALKKFNAQLEKIEKKILERNNDPKLKNRVGPAMLPFTLLCPSSGVGITGRGIPNSVSI encoded by the exons ATGTTAAAGATTGTAAATTGTAAGATGGCTAATCCTAAATTTCTTTCCCCACCTTTTCACTCAAAACATTCTTCAATTTCACACCTTATTTTTCACAGACATGATGTCAGTATTTCACCAACTAATAATCAGTCAAACTCAAAAAACTTTTCTTTAAAGACCAAAACTTTTGAACCAAAAACGAGACTATTACACTGTGTTAAAAGTAACACACTCATAAACTCTATTAATTGTGTGGCTGTTAGGGAGAAGGAAGTATCTCCAAATAGTGGTAAAATGGCTGTTGAAGGAACTGTTATCTTGAAGAAGATTAAGAGTTGTAGTAGTTTCATGTGCTCTGTCTTTCCTCTTCAAGATCCTTTGATTAACAAGGTTTCTCTTCAGCTTGTTAGTGCTGTTCATTCTGATCCAG ATAGCAAGGGAAAGGCAGGGAAAGTCGGAAAACGAGCATATTTGGAAAAGTTAGTCAATGATACAATTGATTTAGCTGATGATGAGTCTGCATATAGAGTGTATTTTGATTGGGATGATGAGATTTCTGTTCCTGGAGCAATTTTAATAAGAAATGAGCATAATACTGAATTTTTCCTCAAAAGCATAAACTTGAAGGATATCCCAGATCATGGAAATGTTCACTTTCTTTGTAGCTCTTGGGTTTATCCACTTAAATACTATGAGAAAGATCGCATATTTTTTTCTAACAAG ACGTACCTCCCTGATCAAACTCCTGTATCACTACTGAAATATCGAGAGGACGAGTTAGACATTTTaagaggaaaaggaaaagaaaacgTAGAGCTTAAAGCTTGGGATCGTGTCTATGATTATGCGGTCTACAATGATCTTAGTAATCCAAATAAAGGTCCAGAATATATGCGTCCAATATATGGAGGGGCCGAATCTCCTTATCCACGCAGAACACGAACTAGTCGCAAGCTAATCGAGCCAG ATCGTATTATGGAAAGTCGATTGTCAATATTCAAGGCAAAAAACGTGTATGTACCAAGAGACGAGAAATTTAGTCATCTGAAGTTGTCGGATTTTTTGGGTGATACATTCAAGTCTTTGATTCAAGGTATTGTTGGTTTGATGGATGCTTATTGTGATACAACTCCAAAAATGTTCAAAGATCTTGAAGAAGTGCTGGAGCTGTACGAGGGCGCAATCAAGCTTCCGCGAGCTGCATCATTCAGGAAAAACATCCCAACCAAGTTTCTGAAAGCCCTCTTTAGAAGTGATGGTGGATACTTCCTGAATTACCCAATACCTGATATAATCAAGG TTGACAAGTCTGCATGGAAGACTGATGAAGAATTTACAAGGCAGATGCTAGCTGGTATACATCCTCTTATCATTCGCCGTTTGGAG GAGTTTCCGCCAGTAAGTAAGCTAGATCGGACAATATATGGAAACCAGAACAGTACAATTACGAAGGAGTGCATAGAAGGAGATCTAGATGGTTTAACTGTGGAAGAG GCAATCAAAAGTAATAAGCTATTCATATTGGATCACCATGACACGGTTATGCCATTTGTGAGGAGAATCAATCTCGAAACTCCTTCTAAGGTTTACGCCACCAGGACACTTCTCTTCTTAAAAGAAGACGGAACTTTAAAGCCGTTGATAATTGAGTTAAGTTTACCACATCCAGAAGGCGATAAATTTGGCGCTGTTAGCAAAGTATACAAACCATCTAAAAATGGCATTGAGGCCGGTTTATGGATGTTGGCTAAAACCTACGTAACAATCACCGATTCTGGTTACCACCAACTTATTAGTCACTG GCTACACACTCACGCAGTGATGGAACCATTTGTAATTGCTTCGAATAGACAGTTGAGTGCGCTCCATCCGATTTACAAACTTCTGCATCCTCACTTCCGGGACACAATGCCTGTTAATGTTGTAGCGCGCCAGATTGCTTTGAATGCTAAGGGTTTGTTTGAGGCAGCAGTCTATCCCCAACAGTATGTAGGGCCATGGACATCTGCACTGTACAAGGACTGGGTGTTTACTGAGCAAGCCCTTCCTAGAGATCTTATCAAGAG AGGAATGGCAGTCAAGGATTCAGAAAGCCCGAATGGATACAAGCTAATAATCGAGGACTACCCATATGCTGTTGATGGGCTAGAAATTTGGGCTGCTATCGAGGATTGGGTGAAAGAGTATTGTTCGTTTTACTACAAATCCGATGACATGATTGCAAGCGATCATGAACTACAAAAGTGGTGGAAAGAAATCCGGGAAGTAGGTCATGGTGACAAGAAGAACGAGACGTGGTGGCCCGAAATGAAGACCTTTGAAGAGCTTACAGAAACTTGCACAACCCTTATTTGGGTGGCTTCTGCTCTTCATGCAGTAGTCAATTTCGGGCAATATCCTTACTCAGGATATATGCCTAATCGGCCTACTATCAGTCGTCAGCTGATGCCAGAGCCAAATTCAGACGATTATAAAAAACTCGAGAAAGATCCAGACCATGTATTCTTGAAGACAGTAACTAGCCAACTTCGGACACTAGTCTGCCTTTCGGTTATAGAGCTCATTTCGAGACATTCTGAAGATGAGGTTTATCTCGGACAAAGAGAGCCTGGTTGGACGTGTGACACTCAACCGTTGGAAGCAttaaagaaattcaatgcacaACTAGAGAAGATTGAAAAGAAGATTCTAGAAAGAAACAATGACCCGAAACTTAAAAATCGAGTTGGTCCTGCTATGTTGCCGTTTACATTACTATGCCCTTCAAGTGGCGTAGGGATCACAGGCAGGGGAATTCCAAACAGTGTGTCTATTTGA